The following coding sequences lie in one Maribacter forsetii DSM 18668 genomic window:
- a CDS encoding TIGR03915 family putative DNA repair protein: MNTSKTLVYDGSFNGFLTAVFVGFEQKLSHADIQKNSRFQSGLFADTETIFTNIDKAQRVWNGVRKKSNSAIKNIYFAFLSEQNNIEALLYHYIQKLMGGRYLDATDFSDASILKINQLAHKVGREKHRMEAFVRFQLTKDDVYFANIEPDFDVLPLVSKHFRNRYADQQWIVYDLKRKYGIFYDLQTVEIISLDLTDIHTNSIEKSDAFTDEEYEYQDLWNNYFKSTTIKSRINTKLHVQHVPKRYWKYLSEKKEAV; the protein is encoded by the coding sequence ATGAATACTTCAAAAACTTTAGTTTACGATGGTAGTTTTAATGGTTTTTTGACCGCTGTTTTTGTTGGCTTTGAACAAAAATTATCTCATGCCGATATTCAAAAAAATAGTCGATTTCAAAGTGGACTGTTTGCTGATACCGAAACTATATTCACCAATATTGATAAAGCACAACGTGTTTGGAACGGAGTGCGAAAAAAAAGTAATTCGGCAATAAAGAACATATACTTTGCTTTTTTAAGTGAGCAGAATAATATTGAAGCCCTACTCTACCATTATATTCAAAAGTTAATGGGAGGCAGGTATCTGGACGCTACAGATTTTAGCGATGCGAGTATTTTAAAGATTAACCAACTAGCGCATAAAGTAGGAAGAGAAAAGCATAGAATGGAGGCTTTTGTACGTTTTCAATTGACCAAGGATGATGTTTATTTTGCCAATATAGAACCAGATTTTGACGTGTTGCCATTGGTATCCAAACACTTTAGAAATAGATATGCGGATCAGCAATGGATTGTTTACGACCTAAAACGTAAGTATGGTATTTTTTATGATTTACAAACTGTAGAAATTATTTCGCTTGATCTTACTGATATTCATACTAACAGTATTGAGAAGAGTGATGCCTTTACCGATGAAGAATATGAATATCAAGACTTGTGGAACAACTATTTTAAAAGTACCACAATTAAATCTCGTATTAACACCAAATTACATGTGCAACATGTACCAAAGCGTTATTGGAAATACTTGTCCGAAAAAAAGGAAGCGGTTTAA
- a CDS encoding GyrI-like domain-containing protein yields the protein MKSTIKHEWRKTEKGIYMPKNKPELINVPKFQYLSIHGEGNPNSSLFTEHIQTLYSVAYAIKMTLKKMTVVPENYIDWTVYPLEGEWDISESAKKNYKGVLNKNELVYNLMIRQPAFISIDFFNEILEYTKKKKPQRLLERIQFIEITEGPCIQMLHIGSYDNEIETFKKMEAFAMSKNLKRKSKVHKEIYLSDFRKVTEEKLKTVLRFQLEV from the coding sequence ATGAAGTCTACAATAAAACATGAATGGAGAAAAACGGAGAAAGGTATTTATATGCCAAAAAATAAACCTGAACTTATTAATGTTCCAAAATTTCAGTATTTGAGCATACATGGAGAAGGAAATCCAAATAGTTCTCTTTTTACAGAACATATTCAAACTTTATACAGCGTTGCTTATGCTATTAAAATGACTTTGAAAAAAATGACAGTTGTACCTGAAAACTATATTGACTGGACCGTTTACCCATTAGAAGGCGAATGGGATATTTCTGAAAGTGCAAAAAAGAACTATAAAGGCGTACTAAATAAAAATGAACTGGTTTATAATTTAATGATTAGGCAACCGGCATTTATATCTATTGATTTTTTTAATGAAATACTTGAGTATACTAAAAAAAAGAAACCACAAAGACTTTTAGAACGTATACAGTTTATAGAAATTACCGAAGGTCCATGTATTCAAATGCTACATATTGGCAGTTATGACAATGAAATTGAAACCTTTAAAAAAATGGAAGCTTTTGCCATGTCAAAAAACCTAAAAAGAAAGTCTAAAGTTCATAAAGAAATCTATTTATCTGATTTTAGAAAGGTTACTGAAGAGAAGTTAAAAACCGTTTTACGTTTTCAATTAGAGGTATAA
- a CDS encoding alpha/beta hydrolase, which produces MQLKNFIFLLILLSSNTSFSQKKISEAKFVSIGGIEQWITINGSDINNPVVLLIHGGPGSSMSHFKDDIYAEWQKEFTIVHWDQRGAGRTFGRNCPKEINDEFYTNNLLTVSDMTNDGIAVTQYILKRLSQRKVILMGTSWGSILATKMAQKHPELFHAYIGHAQFVDFTRNIDDAYSHVYKIANIKEDTPTLLKLNDLGPPPYQRAKNYGQLLRVVKQFEKEFADPAPSNWWRIAAEYENNEDSRDRYNGDDYSFLNLVGDHTIGVPSMVSNIDFNKTALTFKLPVFMIQGEHDILCSKELNKPYFEKIRAPRKEYVIVSNAAHGFNERILKKQYEIAKSLRVQN; this is translated from the coding sequence ATGCAATTAAAGAATTTCATTTTCCTTTTAATATTACTTTCATCTAATACATCTTTTTCTCAAAAAAAAATTTCTGAAGCTAAGTTTGTTAGTATCGGTGGTATTGAACAGTGGATTACCATTAATGGAAGTGACATCAATAACCCTGTAGTTTTGTTAATACATGGTGGTCCGGGTAGTAGTATGAGTCATTTTAAAGATGATATCTATGCTGAATGGCAGAAAGAATTTACCATTGTTCACTGGGACCAGAGAGGTGCCGGCAGAACATTTGGCAGAAATTGCCCTAAAGAAATCAATGATGAATTCTATACTAACAATCTGCTAACGGTTTCAGATATGACTAATGACGGTATTGCTGTTACTCAATATATACTTAAACGTTTAAGTCAAAGAAAAGTGATATTGATGGGTACTTCTTGGGGTTCAATTCTTGCAACGAAAATGGCGCAGAAACATCCGGAATTATTTCATGCCTATATTGGTCATGCTCAATTTGTGGATTTTACAAGAAATATTGATGACGCCTATTCGCACGTATACAAAATAGCAAATATCAAAGAAGATACCCCTACCCTTTTAAAACTTAATGATTTAGGTCCGCCGCCATACCAAAGAGCTAAAAACTACGGTCAACTTTTACGTGTAGTAAAACAGTTTGAAAAAGAATTTGCAGATCCTGCCCCATCTAACTGGTGGAGAATTGCTGCAGAATACGAAAACAATGAAGATAGTAGAGATAGATATAACGGTGATGATTACTCCTTTTTAAACCTTGTTGGTGACCATACTATTGGCGTACCTTCCATGGTCAGCAATATTGATTTTAACAAAACCGCACTAACCTTTAAATTACCAGTATTCATGATTCAAGGGGAACATGATATTTTATGTTCTAAAGAGTTGAACAAACCTTATTTTGAGAAAATTAGGGCTCCAAGAAAAGAATATGTAATCGTTTCTAATGCAGCCCATGGATTTAATGAACGTATTTTAAAGAAGCAATATGAAATTGCAAAATCGCTCCGTGTGCAAAATTGA
- a CDS encoding sugar kinase, protein MGKVITFGEVLMRISPRGNKKFVQSNIVEFYFGGTELNVGISISNFGGNVKHISAVSDDFIGDTALTYIQKFGVDTSAVVKSKRPLGVYFLEVGAVIRPSMISYNRSHSAFSEIEPSKVNWETALEGGEWLHWTGITPALSQGAFDVLKEGLKLAREKGLAVSADPTYRSGLWKYGQDPKEALIELLNYSTIFIGGVNEINEVLGTDFGYENDDFIEASKQLMKEFPSIEKVFDKIRTSLNSSWHKIRARMWNGHEFRETEDIDITHVVDRIGTGDAFAAGLIYGLQEYEDYKAMEFASAACALKHTYEGDVNFATVNEVNNIIAGNITGRLMR, encoded by the coding sequence ATGGGTAAGGTCATTACATTCGGTGAAGTATTAATGCGAATTTCGCCAAGGGGTAATAAGAAGTTTGTTCAATCTAATATAGTTGAATTTTATTTTGGAGGAACAGAGTTGAATGTGGGAATTTCCATTTCTAATTTTGGAGGGAATGTAAAACATATTAGTGCCGTATCCGATGATTTTATTGGAGATACTGCTCTGACTTATATTCAAAAGTTTGGAGTAGATACATCAGCGGTAGTTAAGTCTAAAAGACCCTTGGGAGTCTACTTTTTGGAAGTGGGCGCCGTAATTAGACCTAGCATGATTTCTTATAACCGATCCCATTCCGCATTTTCTGAAATAGAACCATCTAAAGTTAATTGGGAAACTGCGTTGGAAGGTGGCGAATGGTTACATTGGACAGGGATAACACCAGCCTTATCTCAAGGAGCTTTTGACGTATTAAAAGAGGGTTTAAAATTAGCTAGGGAAAAGGGTTTAGCTGTTTCTGCTGATCCAACCTACCGTAGTGGTTTATGGAAATATGGTCAAGACCCTAAAGAAGCACTTATAGAACTACTAAATTATTCTACCATATTTATTGGCGGTGTAAATGAAATCAACGAGGTTTTAGGAACGGATTTTGGTTATGAAAATGATGATTTTATTGAGGCTAGTAAGCAGTTGATGAAAGAATTTCCAAGTATTGAAAAAGTATTCGATAAAATAAGGACGTCTCTGAACTCCTCTTGGCATAAAATAAGAGCACGAATGTGGAACGGTCATGAGTTTAGGGAAACCGAAGATATTGACATTACCCATGTAGTTGATCGTATAGGTACGGGAGATGCTTTTGCTGCAGGACTAATTTATGGGTTACAAGAATATGAAGATTATAAAGCTATGGAGTTTGCTAGCGCAGCATGTGCTTTAAAACATACCTATGAAGGAGACGTCAATTTTGCTACCGTTAATGAGGTCAATAATATAATTGCAGGAAATATTACCGGTAGATTAATGCGTTGA
- a CDS encoding ThuA domain-containing protein: protein MKNLMSVVLFSLLLTACGEKKKESVEQVQPPAKLKALIIDGQNNHYVWPKTTMMMKDYLEQTDLFTVNVQRMDSVWLGIKYNKDRPEAYHSFIETYPLEDKTYHISESPIQTSDFTFNFNDYDVIISNLGADSPLWPEGTRKDFEAYMNNGGGLVVVHAADNAWGEWDEYNKMIGLGAWGGRDEKSGPYVYYNDAGKIIKDSSEGVCGSHGPEYEFQLTTRAPEHPIMKGIPEKWLHTPDEMYERMRGPFENATILATAFADVEKNAPPWDPNVKGLGQNVPQLMAINYGKGRVFHSTLGHFDYSMECVGFITTLQRGAEWAATGKVTLKVPKDFPKADASNSRPWK, encoded by the coding sequence ATGAAAAATTTAATGTCAGTTGTTTTATTTAGCTTATTACTTACAGCTTGTGGAGAGAAAAAAAAAGAATCAGTAGAGCAAGTTCAACCACCGGCTAAATTAAAAGCTTTAATTATTGACGGACAGAACAACCACTACGTCTGGCCAAAAACTACCATGATGATGAAAGATTATTTAGAACAAACCGATTTATTTACGGTAAATGTTCAAAGAATGGACTCTGTTTGGTTGGGCATTAAATACAATAAGGATAGACCAGAAGCTTACCATTCATTTATAGAAACTTACCCATTAGAAGATAAGACCTATCATATTTCCGAGAGTCCTATTCAGACTTCAGACTTTACATTTAATTTCAATGATTATGATGTTATTATTTCTAACCTAGGTGCCGATTCACCATTGTGGCCAGAGGGAACTAGAAAGGATTTTGAAGCCTATATGAATAACGGTGGTGGTTTAGTGGTTGTTCATGCAGCCGACAATGCTTGGGGAGAATGGGACGAGTATAATAAAATGATTGGTTTAGGTGCATGGGGAGGACGTGATGAGAAGTCTGGGCCGTATGTATATTATAACGATGCAGGTAAAATTATAAAAGATTCATCTGAAGGAGTTTGTGGCTCTCACGGACCGGAGTATGAATTTCAATTAACAACTAGAGCACCAGAACACCCTATAATGAAAGGTATACCTGAGAAATGGTTGCACACACCAGATGAAATGTACGAACGCATGAGGGGACCGTTTGAAAACGCTACAATATTGGCAACTGCTTTTGCGGATGTGGAGAAAAATGCTCCGCCATGGGACCCTAACGTTAAGGGCTTAGGACAGAATGTACCGCAGTTAATGGCTATCAATTATGGTAAAGGACGTGTATTTCACTCTACATTAGGGCATTTTGATTACTCCATGGAATGTGTTGGTTTTATTACAACTTTACAACGTGGTGCCGAATGGGCAGCAACAGGAAAGGTTACTCTAAAAGTTCCAAAAGATTTCCCAAAAGCTGATGCCTCAAATTCAAGACCGTGGAAATAG
- a CDS encoding putative DNA modification/repair radical SAM protein has product MDFNRIKEKLNILADAAKYDVSCSSSGSNRKNKNNGLGDTGNGICHTYTEDGRCVSLLKILLTNHCIFDCAYCVTRKSNDIQRAAFKIQEVVDLTINFYRRNYIEGLFLSSGIFKSADHTMERLISVAKKLREEENFNGYIHLKSIPGASDELMYEAGLYADRLSVNIEIPTISGLKLLAPDKKHEDFIKPMQKVKDEIIRYKEERKIIKSTAKYAPAGQSTQMIVGATGESDKDIMYSATHFYKNYKMKRVYYSGYVPISTDSRLPSLGSEVPMLRENRLYQTDWLLRFYGFSVNEILDADNPNLDMDIDPKLMWALRNLNYFPVDINKAEPRMLARIPGIGMGSVHKIISGRKYRSLNWEHLKKMGIALNRAKYFIICNSNDWERRDLDASTIKGMILQSQNGKFKNQYNNQLSLFN; this is encoded by the coding sequence ATGGATTTTAATAGAATAAAGGAAAAATTAAATATACTGGCGGATGCCGCTAAATATGATGTGTCTTGTTCTAGTAGCGGCAGCAACCGTAAGAATAAGAATAATGGCTTAGGAGATACCGGAAACGGAATTTGCCACACATATACAGAGGACGGTCGTTGTGTCTCTTTATTAAAGATCTTACTGACCAATCATTGCATCTTTGATTGCGCCTATTGTGTAACACGTAAAAGTAACGACATACAAAGAGCTGCTTTTAAAATTCAGGAGGTGGTGGATTTAACCATTAATTTCTATAGAAGAAATTATATAGAAGGTCTGTTCTTAAGTTCCGGCATATTTAAAAGTGCAGACCATACGATGGAAAGACTTATTTCTGTAGCTAAAAAATTGCGTGAAGAAGAAAATTTTAACGGATACATTCACTTAAAGTCTATACCAGGCGCCAGTGATGAACTTATGTACGAGGCCGGTTTATATGCTGATCGTTTGTCGGTCAACATTGAAATCCCCACTATCTCCGGCCTTAAACTATTGGCTCCGGACAAAAAACATGAAGATTTCATTAAACCTATGCAAAAGGTAAAAGATGAAATTATTCGTTATAAAGAAGAACGAAAAATCATTAAAAGCACTGCCAAATATGCCCCTGCAGGGCAAAGTACCCAAATGATAGTAGGTGCTACAGGCGAAAGTGATAAGGACATCATGTACTCTGCAACTCATTTTTACAAGAATTATAAAATGAAACGCGTTTATTACTCTGGTTACGTACCCATCTCTACAGATAGCAGATTACCTTCTTTAGGTTCCGAAGTTCCAATGCTTCGTGAAAACCGACTATATCAGACAGATTGGCTACTTCGTTTTTATGGTTTTAGCGTGAACGAAATATTAGATGCGGACAATCCTAATTTAGATATGGATATAGATCCCAAACTAATGTGGGCACTTAGAAACCTAAATTATTTTCCTGTAGATATTAATAAAGCTGAACCACGAATGTTGGCAAGAATTCCTGGTATAGGAATGGGCTCTGTTCATAAAATTATAAGTGGCAGAAAGTACCGTAGTTTAAACTGGGAACATCTTAAAAAAATGGGAATAGCGCTTAACCGAGCTAAGTATTTTATCATCTGTAATTCCAATGATTGGGAACGAAGAGATTTAGATGCATCCACGATAAAGGGAATGATTTTACAATCTCAAAATGGAAAATTCAAAAATCAATATAACAATCAATTATCATTATTTAATTAA
- the panB gene encoding 3-methyl-2-oxobutanoate hydroxymethyltransferase yields MSVAKKEYKRVTVKSLVEMKKNGEKISMLTAYDYSMAKIVDAAKVDVILVGDSASNVMAGHETTLPITLDQMIYHASSVIRAIDRALVVVDLPFGSYQSDPKEALRSAIRIMKESGAHAVKLEGGAEIKESVKRILAAGIPVMGHLGLTPQSIYKFGTYTVRAKEEEEAEKLMEDAKLLEKLGCFGLVLEKIPAQLTKKVSESLTIPTIGIGGGKHADGQVLVVHDLLGMTHEFNPRFLRRYMNLYEEMGNAISNYVSDVKSQDFPNDEEQY; encoded by the coding sequence ATGTCTGTAGCTAAAAAAGAATACAAAAGAGTCACTGTAAAATCATTAGTAGAAATGAAGAAGAACGGAGAGAAAATCTCCATGTTGACTGCATACGACTATTCAATGGCCAAAATTGTAGATGCCGCTAAGGTAGATGTTATTTTGGTTGGCGATTCTGCCAGTAATGTAATGGCCGGTCATGAAACCACTTTACCTATTACCTTAGATCAAATGATTTATCATGCTTCTTCTGTTATTAGAGCAATTGACAGAGCATTAGTTGTGGTTGATTTACCATTTGGAAGTTACCAAAGTGACCCCAAAGAAGCTTTGCGTTCTGCTATTAGAATTATGAAAGAAAGTGGTGCACACGCCGTAAAATTAGAAGGCGGCGCAGAGATAAAGGAGTCTGTTAAAAGAATTCTTGCCGCTGGTATACCCGTTATGGGGCATTTAGGCTTAACACCACAGTCCATCTACAAGTTTGGAACCTACACGGTTCGTGCTAAAGAAGAGGAAGAAGCTGAAAAATTAATGGAAGATGCCAAATTACTAGAGAAACTAGGATGCTTTGGTCTGGTTCTAGAAAAAATACCCGCTCAATTAACAAAAAAGGTTTCCGAAAGCTTAACCATACCAACCATTGGTATAGGTGGTGGTAAGCACGCTGACGGACAAGTTCTTGTAGTGCATGATTTATTAGGAATGACACATGAATTCAATCCTCGTTTTCTACGTAGATACATGAACCTTTATGAAGAAATGGGCAATGCCATTTCTAACTATGTAAGCGATGTAAAAAGTCAAGATTTCCCTAATGATGAAGAGCAGTATTAA
- a CDS encoding LURP-one-related/scramblase family protein, with translation MQDYEFPLNFTFHIGTLSNDFSAVDANGKMIAYVKQKLFKFKENVGVYENDSKTNLLYNIKADRWIDFSACYSFSDPTGKEYGKIGRKGWASLWKAHYEVFDQNKQLKYTIREENAWVKVMDGLVGQIPIINLFTGLFLNPAYLVINENNETVVRLSKEKSLVGRRFKVSEVKKLNGKDDDIIILSLMMMVLLERRKG, from the coding sequence ATGCAAGATTATGAATTTCCTTTAAATTTCACTTTCCATATTGGCACTTTATCAAATGACTTTTCAGCCGTAGACGCCAATGGAAAAATGATTGCCTATGTAAAGCAAAAGCTTTTTAAATTCAAGGAGAATGTTGGTGTTTATGAAAATGACAGTAAAACCAATTTACTTTACAATATTAAAGCAGATAGGTGGATTGACTTCTCTGCATGCTATTCTTTTTCTGACCCTACTGGTAAGGAATATGGAAAAATAGGTCGTAAAGGATGGGCTTCTTTATGGAAAGCGCATTATGAGGTTTTTGATCAAAATAAACAATTAAAGTATACCATTAGAGAAGAGAATGCTTGGGTAAAAGTAATGGACGGTTTGGTTGGTCAAATTCCTATTATCAACCTATTTACAGGTTTATTTCTTAATCCTGCTTACTTGGTTATCAATGAAAACAATGAGACTGTGGTGCGTTTATCTAAAGAAAAATCATTAGTTGGTCGTCGTTTTAAGGTTAGTGAAGTAAAAAAACTGAACGGTAAAGATGATGATATTATCATATTAAGTTTAATGATGATGGTATTGCTTGAGCGAAGAAAAGGCTAA
- a CDS encoding XRE family transcriptional regulator produces the protein MENELTLKRFTDLRRELGYTQADFAALIGVSSTTADIERGRTKLSGKVVSELLKQFKINPLWLFGESEEQYLETSKTSVIPKVVTVDSANRDNMVLVNAKAAAGYPQNISDTSWYQQLPAFDLPIPEFRNATYRGFQVEGDSMLPNLHPGEWVLARAIEHIDYVSANKMYVVVLQDSIMVKKVEKRPNSNNVTLISLNETYPPYDIKPFQIQEIWEVSSKITFNVDATTDSGLLRQLQESMKELKDQLQHVKKVN, from the coding sequence ATGGAAAATGAATTGACATTAAAACGATTTACGGATTTACGACGGGAACTGGGTTATACACAGGCGGATTTTGCTGCGTTGATTGGTGTTTCTAGTACAACTGCAGATATAGAACGAGGTAGAACCAAACTTTCCGGTAAAGTGGTTTCAGAATTATTAAAACAATTCAAGATTAATCCGTTGTGGTTATTTGGCGAGAGTGAAGAACAGTACTTAGAGACTTCTAAGACAAGTGTAATACCTAAGGTAGTAACGGTAGATTCTGCTAATAGGGATAACATGGTTTTGGTGAATGCAAAAGCAGCGGCAGGATATCCACAAAATATTTCCGATACCAGTTGGTATCAACAATTACCAGCTTTTGATTTACCTATTCCAGAATTTAGAAATGCAACCTATCGTGGGTTTCAGGTAGAGGGTGATAGTATGTTGCCCAATTTACACCCCGGTGAGTGGGTTTTAGCTAGGGCAATTGAACATATAGATTATGTAAGCGCAAACAAAATGTACGTTGTAGTTTTACAAGATTCTATAATGGTTAAAAAGGTGGAGAAGCGACCAAATTCAAATAATGTAACGTTAATTTCTTTGAATGAAACATATCCACCTTATGATATTAAGCCTTTTCAAATTCAAGAAATTTGGGAAGTAAGTAGCAAAATAACGTTTAATGTAGATGCTACTACCGATAGCGGACTGCTACGACAATTGCAAGAGTCTATGAAAGAGTTAAAAGATCAATTACAACATGTTAAGAAGGTTAATTAA
- a CDS encoding OsmC family protein has protein sequence MNYRIKASSDYNIDGKIHIKQSHIVFDTTGKTAKTLPNPAEIFLGSLASCILKNVERFSLLMKFQYNYTKLEIRAKRLDNPPRMDSINYHLNIFSEDTKLNVDLLKKNIEKHGTIYNTLKQVCTINGKIIRI, from the coding sequence ATGAATTATAGAATAAAGGCATCTTCAGACTATAATATTGACGGTAAAATACATATAAAGCAATCTCATATTGTTTTTGACACTACTGGTAAAACTGCAAAGACACTACCAAATCCTGCTGAGATTTTTTTAGGTTCGTTAGCTTCGTGTATACTTAAAAATGTAGAGCGCTTTTCATTGTTGATGAAATTTCAATACAACTATACTAAATTAGAAATAAGAGCTAAAAGATTAGACAATCCGCCAAGAATGGACAGCATCAATTATCACTTAAACATTTTCAGCGAGGACACTAAACTAAACGTAGATTTACTTAAAAAAAATATTGAAAAGCACGGTACTATTTACAATACTTTAAAACAGGTATGTACTATAAATGGGAAGATTATAAGAATTTAA
- the ggt gene encoding gamma-glutamyltransferase has protein sequence MNQTKFVLMLAALVVLASCKENPATPTGTITEKAMVVSAREEASKIGSDIMEKGGNAFDAMVATEMALVVAYPFAGNLGGGGFMVYRKADGEVGALDYREKAPLSAHRDMYLDSLGNVIPGKSTLGATAVGVPGTVAGIIEVHKKFGSLPLEEIMAPVIALAERGVVVTANQEKRLASQRDKFIEVNSDSTKFATAFKTNDTIKYPALANTFRSIAKHGRDGFYKGKVAQKLAAFIQEKGGYITEEDLEKYQAVWRDPITFNYKDLHIISMSPPSSGGVTINQIFKMMEKHDVAKLGHNSPKMVQLFTEASRRAYADRNYFLGDPDFVEIPYDKLLSDDYLAERMANFSFDKATKSSEVEHGNIEIVESMETTHYSIVDQEGNAISVTTTLNGAYGSKLYSDELGFFLNNEMDDFSSKAGVPNMFGLVGAEANSIAAEKRMLSSMTPTIVERNGKLWMVVGTPGGSTIITAVAQTILNGYEFKMSMQDAVNAPRFHHQWLPDMVIFEPDGFSSDLKEEMKSKGYIINEERTPIIGKVDAIRVLANGKLEGGADKRGDDAAVGF, from the coding sequence ATGAACCAAACAAAATTTGTATTAATGCTAGCTGCATTGGTTGTTTTAGCCAGTTGCAAAGAGAATCCTGCGACCCCAACAGGCACAATTACAGAAAAAGCAATGGTAGTATCTGCTCGCGAAGAAGCCTCTAAAATAGGAAGTGATATTATGGAAAAAGGCGGTAACGCTTTTGATGCCATGGTAGCCACAGAAATGGCTTTGGTAGTCGCATATCCGTTTGCAGGAAATCTTGGCGGCGGAGGCTTTATGGTGTATAGAAAAGCAGATGGTGAAGTTGGTGCTTTAGATTATAGGGAGAAAGCTCCTTTATCTGCTCACAGAGACATGTATTTAGATTCATTGGGTAACGTAATTCCCGGTAAAAGTACTTTAGGCGCCACTGCCGTTGGTGTACCCGGTACAGTTGCAGGTATTATTGAAGTGCATAAAAAGTTTGGATCACTTCCTTTAGAGGAAATCATGGCTCCGGTGATTGCTTTAGCGGAACGTGGTGTTGTAGTAACCGCTAATCAAGAAAAAAGACTAGCTAGCCAACGCGATAAATTTATAGAGGTAAACAGTGACAGCACTAAGTTTGCTACTGCCTTCAAAACTAATGACACCATTAAATATCCTGCGTTGGCAAATACATTTAGGAGCATTGCAAAGCATGGTAGAGACGGATTCTACAAAGGTAAAGTAGCTCAAAAACTAGCTGCTTTCATTCAAGAAAAAGGAGGGTATATTACTGAAGAGGATTTAGAAAAATACCAGGCGGTATGGAGAGACCCAATTACCTTCAACTACAAAGATTTACATATTATTTCTATGAGCCCACCTAGTAGTGGTGGCGTAACCATCAACCAAATATTCAAAATGATGGAAAAACATGACGTTGCAAAACTCGGTCACAATTCTCCAAAAATGGTTCAATTATTCACAGAAGCTTCTAGAAGAGCTTATGCTGATAGAAATTACTTTTTAGGTGACCCTGACTTTGTTGAAATTCCTTATGATAAATTATTGAGTGACGATTACCTAGCTGAAAGAATGGCTAATTTTTCTTTTGATAAGGCTACTAAATCTTCTGAAGTTGAACATGGAAATATAGAGATCGTAGAGAGCATGGAAACCACCCACTACTCTATTGTAGATCAAGAAGGGAATGCCATATCCGTCACCACAACACTTAACGGCGCTTACGGCTCTAAATTATATTCAGATGAGCTTGGTTTCTTTTTAAACAATGAAATGGACGATTTCAGCTCTAAGGCAGGCGTACCCAACATGTTTGGTCTTGTAGGTGCCGAAGCAAATAGTATTGCTGCGGAAAAAAGAATGTTGAGCAGTATGACCCCAACTATTGTTGAACGTAACGGTAAATTATGGATGGTTGTTGGAACTCCAGGTGGATCTACAATAATTACCGCTGTGGCACAAACTATTTTAAATGGATATGAATTTAAAATGAGTATGCAAGATGCCGTTAACGCTCCTCGTTTTCATCATCAATGGTTACCAGATATGGTCATTTTTGAACCGGACGGATTTTCCTCTGATTTAAAAGAAGAAATGAAATCTAAAGGATATATTATTAATGAAGAAAGAACACCTATTATAGGTAAAGTTGATGCCATTCGCGTTTTAGCAAATGGAAAACTTGAAGGGGGTGCTGATAAACGTGGAGATGATGCCGCTGTTGGTTTTTAA
- a CDS encoding GNAT family N-acetyltransferase, which translates to MEIKLITLNEVTSDLQSQLTELYKQLNADLTQLDIASALSDYNTTEAVICMDKDKLVGIAMMAKYKVVSGHKGMIEDVVVSSDYRGQGIGRKLMEKLLEQAESSKLDDVLLFSGHHRTAAISLYKSLGFKLKESGMYIKKY; encoded by the coding sequence ATGGAAATTAAATTAATCACACTAAATGAAGTAACGTCAGACCTGCAATCTCAACTTACGGAACTCTATAAGCAATTAAATGCAGATTTGACACAATTGGATATTGCGAGTGCATTATCTGATTACAACACCACTGAGGCCGTAATCTGTATGGATAAAGATAAATTAGTTGGTATTGCTATGATGGCAAAATACAAGGTAGTATCCGGTCATAAAGGTATGATAGAAGACGTAGTTGTCTCCTCTGATTATAGAGGTCAAGGCATTGGAAGAAAGCTAATGGAAAAACTATTAGAACAAGCAGAGTCATCAAAACTAGATGATGTATTATTATTTAGCGGTCACCACAGAACCGCTGCAATTTCCCTATATAAAAGCTTAGGATTCAAGTTAAAAGAAAGTGGAATGTATATTAAAAAATATTAA